A portion of the Bacteroidales bacterium genome contains these proteins:
- a CDS encoding DNA alkylation repair protein, translating into MSTFNKIVESLALYADTKKDKKSLEKFFQVYSGGYGEGDKFIGVSVPNQRKISNQFFKETSPDDIQNLLNSEFHEHRLTSLLILVKQYQKSKKFEEREKIALLYLNNIDRVNGWDLVDSSAQHIVGPYVMETAKFDILDELAESNHLWKQRVSIIATFYLIRQGHYIHTLRISEKLVNHKHDLIHKAVGWMLREVGNRSLKDELPFLNKYAQTMPRTMLRYAIEKFEPELRDKYLTMGQRK; encoded by the coding sequence ATGAGCACCTTCAATAAAATAGTTGAGTCATTAGCTTTATATGCTGATACTAAAAAGGATAAAAAATCTCTCGAAAAATTCTTTCAGGTTTATTCGGGAGGATATGGCGAAGGCGATAAATTTATTGGGGTTAGCGTCCCCAATCAGCGAAAAATATCAAATCAATTTTTTAAAGAAACATCTCCTGATGATATTCAGAACCTCTTAAATAGTGAATTTCATGAACATCGATTAACGTCACTTTTAATCCTTGTAAAGCAATATCAAAAATCCAAAAAATTTGAAGAAAGGGAGAAAATCGCCCTTCTGTATCTTAATAATATCGATAGGGTAAACGGATGGGATCTTGTGGATTCTTCGGCACAGCATATCGTTGGACCTTATGTTATGGAAACCGCTAAATTTGATATCCTCGACGAACTTGCCGAAAGCAATCATCTATGGAAACAGCGGGTTTCAATTATTGCCACTTTCTATCTAATCCGCCAAGGACATTACATACATACCCTTAGAATATCGGAGAAATTGGTTAACCATAAACACGACCTTATCCACAAAGCAGTAGGTTGGATGCTTCGTGAGGTTGGCAATCGCAGTTTAAAAGATGAACTTCCCTTTCTCAATAAATACGCTCAAACAATGCCCCGAACTATGCTCCGCTATGCAATTGAGAAGTTTGAACCTGAATTGCGAGATAAATATCTTACTATGGGGCAAAGAAAGTAA
- a CDS encoding bifunctional folylpolyglutamate synthase/dihydrofolate synthase → MNYQQTVDYLFSQLPVFQRIGKAAYKADLNNTIALDEYFNHPHKSFKTIHVAGTNGKGSTSHILASVLAKAGYKVGLYTSPHLKDFRERIRINGVVIPEQEVIDLVEKHQPIFEKVKPSFFEMTVALAFDYFAREKVDVAVIEVGLGGRLDSTNIITPELSVITNISFDHTDLLGDTLPKIAFEKAGIIKPNIPVVISQTQPETEQVFRDKAKETSSPLLFADKVYRIINIDDQNPNWQSFDIERNDGVYLKDIRLDLRGIYQKHNLPGVLLALDIIKDKGFSISDKHTKDGLAVASASTGLLGRWQTLQDKPMTICDTGHNIDGITQVLQQISKVKREKLHIVIGMVGDKDIEGVLALLPKDAIYYFTKASIPRALNELTLANKAASYNLKGNTFPTVKEALDTAKKNATPNDLIFIGGSTFVVAEVV, encoded by the coding sequence ATGAACTATCAGCAAACCGTTGATTACCTCTTCTCGCAGCTACCCGTTTTTCAGCGAATTGGGAAGGCTGCATATAAAGCCGATCTTAATAACACCATTGCGCTGGATGAGTACTTCAATCATCCTCATAAATCATTTAAAACCATACATGTAGCAGGAACCAATGGCAAAGGAAGCACTTCGCATATCTTGGCATCTGTTCTTGCAAAGGCTGGATATAAGGTTGGGCTTTATACCTCTCCCCATTTAAAGGATTTTCGCGAAAGAATTAGAATAAATGGAGTGGTAATTCCTGAGCAGGAGGTTATTGATCTTGTTGAAAAGCACCAACCAATTTTTGAGAAGGTAAAACCCTCATTTTTTGAGATGACTGTTGCTTTGGCATTCGATTACTTTGCAAGGGAAAAGGTTGATGTTGCAGTTATTGAGGTGGGTTTGGGCGGTAGGCTCGATTCCACAAATATTATCACCCCAGAACTATCGGTTATTACCAATATTAGCTTCGACCATACCGATTTACTGGGCGATACTCTTCCAAAAATCGCCTTTGAAAAAGCAGGAATCATAAAGCCAAATATCCCCGTAGTGATTTCTCAAACACAACCCGAAACGGAACAGGTTTTTCGAGATAAGGCCAAAGAAACCAGCTCTCCTCTCCTATTTGCCGATAAGGTTTATAGAATTATTAATATTGATGACCAGAACCCAAACTGGCAATCATTTGATATTGAGCGAAATGATGGAGTTTATTTAAAAGATATCCGTTTAGATCTTAGGGGAATATACCAAAAGCACAACCTGCCCGGAGTTCTACTTGCCCTTGATATCATTAAGGATAAAGGATTTAGCATTTCCGATAAGCATACTAAAGATGGATTAGCCGTAGCATCCGCATCAACAGGGCTATTGGGACGATGGCAAACACTACAGGATAAGCCCATGACAATTTGCGATACTGGTCATAATATTGATGGCATTACCCAAGTTTTGCAGCAGATAAGCAAAGTTAAACGGGAAAAGTTACATATAGTAATTGGAATGGTTGGCGATAAGGATATTGAGGGAGTTCTTGCCCTTTTACCTAAAGATGCCATTTACTACTTCACAAAAGCCTCAATCCCCAGAGCCCTAAATGAATTGACACTAGCCAACAAAGCTGCTAGCTATAACCTGAAAGGAAATACTTTCCCAACCGTTAAAGAAGCGCTCGATACCGCCAAAAAAAATGCAACTCCTAACGACCTGATTTTTATTGGTGGTAGCACATTTGTTGTTGCCGAGGTTGTTTGA
- a CDS encoding HNH endonuclease produces the protein MSYQQRKDEVWEKGQPVRGKDPDLYRKDKLGNVIYKPSYGKNSPMGWEIDHSVPQSKGGTDHLNNLQPLNTVANRQKGNKKI, from the coding sequence ATGTCGTATCAACAAAGGAAAGACGAAGTTTGGGAAAAAGGCCAGCCAGTAAGAGGTAAAGACCCCGATTTGTACAGAAAAGATAAACTTGGTAATGTAATTTACAAACCATCTTATGGAAAGAATTCTCCAATGGGATGGGAAATTGACCATAGTGTTCCTCAGTCAAAGGGTGGAACTGACCATCTGAATAATTTGCAGCCTTTAAATACAGTCGCAAATCGTCAAAAAGGGAACAAAAAAATCTAG
- a CDS encoding ImmA/IrrE family metallo-endopeptidase, producing the protein MKNSKGSIIAKKLLSDIGFDEITHLSMKLFVSGLGATLVEEELQNSDGKIVRGKTKTLIKVNSQISYESKKRFTIAHEVGHFLMHEKIEVHNENSNTLNWFVSTETQLKKGLQEWEANDFASELLMPEQIFRNETLGKSFSPDLIKYLSERFKTSITSTVFRCLNLDIHPLLVVFIYNGTVKYWDKTSNWTYWIKDITKLAPPDDSVAMEYINADYEFIYSGNEKAQLISKSTWCKLNKYDKDTDFFEYCIPTKQYKTIVSVIWEK; encoded by the coding sequence ATGAAAAATTCTAAAGGAAGCATAATAGCAAAAAAACTTCTATCTGATATTGGATTTGATGAGATTACTCATTTATCAATGAAATTATTTGTTTCTGGTTTGGGAGCAACCCTTGTTGAAGAAGAATTACAAAATTCAGATGGCAAGATTGTTAGAGGTAAAACAAAGACATTAATAAAAGTAAATTCTCAAATTTCTTATGAATCAAAAAAACGTTTTACCATTGCCCATGAAGTTGGTCATTTTCTGATGCATGAAAAGATTGAAGTACACAATGAAAACTCAAATACCTTAAACTGGTTTGTTAGTACGGAAACCCAGTTGAAAAAAGGCTTGCAGGAATGGGAAGCTAATGATTTTGCATCTGAATTGCTTATGCCTGAACAAATTTTCCGAAATGAAACTCTTGGCAAGTCCTTTTCTCCAGACTTAATTAAATATTTATCTGAAAGATTCAAAACTAGCATAACTTCGACTGTATTTAGATGCTTAAATCTTGACATTCATCCATTACTTGTTGTTTTTATCTATAATGGAACAGTTAAATATTGGGATAAAACTTCTAATTGGACTTATTGGATAAAGGATATTACTAAGTTGGCTCCCCCTGATGATTCAGTTGCAATGGAATATATAAATGCAGACTATGAATTTATTTATAGTGGAAATGAAAAGGCTCAACTTATATCGAAATCAACCTGGTGTAAATTAAATAAGTATGATAAGGATACTGATTTTTTTGAATATTGCATTCCAACAAAACAATATAAAACCATAGTAAGTGTGATTTGGGAAAAATAG
- a CDS encoding helix-turn-helix transcriptional regulator, which translates to MKKEKNTSMEITTFDEHLERRYGSLGTAKRTEFEIKAKAYAIGEIIREERKQAHMTQEDLARKTGTRKSFISRIENGHSDIQLSTLYRLIEIGFGKQINVTIS; encoded by the coding sequence ATGAAAAAGGAAAAGAATACAAGTATGGAAATAACAACTTTCGATGAGCATTTAGAAAGGCGTTATGGCTCTCTTGGCACTGCAAAAAGAACAGAATTTGAAATAAAGGCTAAAGCTTATGCCATTGGCGAGATTATTAGAGAAGAGCGTAAACAGGCGCACATGACTCAGGAGGATCTTGCACGAAAAACAGGAACCCGAAAAAGTTTTATTTCAAGAATTGAGAACGGTCATAGCGATATTCAGCTATCAACCCTTTATCGATTGATAGAGATTGGATTTGGGAAGCAGATTAACGTAACAATTTCTTAA
- a CDS encoding type II toxin-antitoxin system RelE/ParE family toxin: protein MERKRNLIFFKNYFEEFFESQSERVKDKIDYVLFLIITAEKIPRKFFQYMEGTDGLFEIRIEFEGNIYRIFCCFDEGNLVVLFNGFQKKSQKTPKNEIDRALQIKEEYFNAKRRTK from the coding sequence ATGGAGCGAAAAAGAAATCTTATTTTCTTTAAGAATTACTTCGAAGAGTTTTTTGAATCTCAGAGTGAGAGAGTAAAAGACAAGATTGATTATGTTTTGTTCTTAATTATAACTGCAGAAAAGATTCCAAGAAAATTCTTTCAATACATGGAGGGAACGGACGGGCTTTTTGAAATCAGAATAGAGTTTGAAGGCAATATTTATAGAATATTCTGCTGCTTTGATGAAGGAAATCTTGTAGTACTATTCAATGGTTTTCAAAAGAAATCGCAGAAAACCCCAAAGAATGAGATTGATAGAGCCCTGCAAATTAAAGAGGAGTATTTTAACGCAAAAAGGAGGACGAAATGA
- a CDS encoding helix-turn-helix transcriptional regulator: MVNTNNNWTAMSDNAIMGAIGEFIKQKRLQENKSQSQLAKEAGLNRWTLGQIENGESITLTSLIQILRVLNLLHLLDIFTIDDKISPIEYAKMKEKKRLRARNKNTKPDLKEDMGW, translated from the coding sequence ATGGTAAATACCAACAATAACTGGACAGCAATGAGCGATAACGCTATAATGGGTGCTATTGGTGAGTTTATTAAGCAAAAACGCCTTCAGGAAAATAAATCACAGTCCCAACTAGCCAAGGAAGCCGGATTAAACAGATGGACTCTTGGACAAATTGAAAATGGAGAATCCATTACGCTCACCTCGCTCATTCAAATTTTAAGGGTACTCAACCTTTTGCATTTGCTGGATATTTTTACCATTGATGATAAAATTAGCCCTATTGAATATGCCAAAATGAAAGAGAAAAAGAGGTTGCGTGCACGAAATAAAAATACAAAACCTGATTTAAAAGAGGATATGGGATGGTAG
- a CDS encoding type II toxin-antitoxin system HipA family toxin, giving the protein MVDYAYAKIWDTLVGAVTWDSRRNLADFQYDKKFLEKNWDLSPIKMPISNGDRIYSFPELLPSKDNTEDTFKGLPGLLADSLPDKYGNLLIDKWLAQNGRAPNSMNPVEKLCFIGNRGMGALEFEPSQIKAGKNTFLIEIKSLVEIAQKMLLDREHFGTDLNEDEQHAMKEILKIGTSAGGARPKAVIVFNEKTKEVRSGQTNAPNGFAHWLIKLDGVSGVQFGESHGWGRVEYAYHLMAKACNIEMMQCELLEENGRAHFMTRRFDREGNTTKHHIQTLSGIQHFDYSNLYAFSYEQVFQTMRILRLKYPEAEQMFRRMVFNVLATNCDDHAKNFSFRLKKDANWELSPAYDVCYSFDPTNAWVNQQTLSINGKHKNIDKGDLMTIAKANNIKKGEKIIDDINETVKNWGDFAAIAKVRADRQKDIQANLHLLK; this is encoded by the coding sequence ATGGTAGATTATGCTTATGCAAAAATATGGGATACGCTTGTTGGTGCTGTAACCTGGGATAGTAGGAGAAATCTGGCCGATTTTCAGTACGACAAAAAATTCTTGGAAAAGAATTGGGATCTATCTCCAATAAAAATGCCTATAAGTAATGGCGACCGTATTTACAGTTTTCCAGAGCTTTTACCATCAAAAGACAATACCGAAGATACGTTTAAAGGGTTACCCGGTTTACTGGCAGATTCGTTGCCCGATAAATACGGAAATCTTTTAATTGATAAATGGCTGGCACAAAATGGTCGTGCTCCAAACAGCATGAATCCAGTGGAGAAATTGTGCTTTATTGGAAATCGAGGGATGGGTGCGTTGGAATTTGAACCTAGCCAAATAAAAGCGGGTAAAAACACATTCTTAATCGAAATAAAAAGTTTGGTTGAAATTGCCCAAAAGATGCTTTTGGATCGTGAGCATTTTGGAACTGACCTGAATGAGGATGAACAGCATGCGATGAAAGAAATCCTGAAGATTGGTACTTCTGCCGGAGGAGCCAGACCTAAAGCCGTAATTGTCTTTAACGAAAAAACAAAAGAGGTAAGGTCGGGTCAAACGAATGCACCTAATGGCTTTGCACACTGGTTAATAAAACTCGATGGGGTAAGCGGTGTTCAGTTTGGCGAAAGCCATGGTTGGGGGCGTGTAGAGTACGCTTACCATTTAATGGCAAAGGCTTGCAATATTGAGATGATGCAATGTGAACTACTCGAAGAAAATGGTAGAGCTCACTTTATGACCCGAAGGTTCGACCGTGAAGGCAATACCACAAAACATCATATTCAAACTTTATCGGGAATACAACATTTCGATTATAGTAATCTGTATGCGTTTAGCTACGAGCAGGTATTTCAAACAATGCGTATTCTTAGATTAAAATATCCTGAAGCGGAGCAGATGTTTCGCAGAATGGTATTTAATGTTTTAGCCACCAATTGCGACGATCACGCCAAAAACTTCTCATTCCGACTTAAAAAAGATGCTAATTGGGAATTATCTCCGGCTTATGATGTGTGTTACTCTTTCGACCCAACAAATGCATGGGTAAATCAACAGACCTTAAGCATAAATGGCAAGCACAAAAACATTGACAAGGGGGATTTAATGACTATTGCCAAAGCAAATAACATTAAGAAAGGTGAAAAAATTATTGATGATATTAACGAGACTGTAAAAAACTGGGGTGATTTTGCGGCAATTGCTAAAGTAAGAGCAGATCGGCAAAAAGATATTCAGGCAAACTTGCATTTGCTTAAATAA
- a CDS encoding ATP-binding cassette domain-containing protein produces the protein MNESMLNALLQFLAIIQNLKKDEKQLLTRKYIENYLRKAFGKKIANEKVEVYIKYTELFKKNTNFQNQLAVVCKSINQECNLREKYQILINLLDFILYSEISFYNSFSIEKPFKVFVNTIVLELKINKTEFLNLIRFIFGEIYKIPQKKQLLIVGNKNPDFEEIKFLENENLNGYLIFLYLASSNLLLFRYRGALTLEVNKQAIFSRHVYTLKNGSFISGKNIKPIYYGNILRTYSYHEAVHDIYFKAEDIEYKFPNGFTAIQQLTLDARSGELIGIMGGSGTGKSTLMNVLCGNYPLNRGRIEINGVLLEGKGESLKSIIGIVPQEDSLIEELTVFQNILFSSKLTLGNLSDEEIVRRVESTLLEFELYSIKDLKVGSPLKKLISGGQRKRLNIAMEVIRKPEILFVDEPTSGLSSLDSENVMNLLKELSLQGTLLFVNIHQPSSEIFKLFDSILILDKGGYPIFYGNPIESILYFKQKGDRVDKKEIACDYCGHINPDLIFEIVDEKQVNQYGELTSDRKIDPSKWHQFYLDDLKNSYSIWANNPIPIGKYRKPTPFKQFKLFFKRTTLTKLGDWEFVLLSVSIAPIISLLLAFFTKQFATTKSGSYEYIFFENANLPAYFFMSIISALFIGLIVSAEGIIRDGRMLKREAFFNLSMLSYYNSKVIFFVLLSAFQSFCLTIFGIILFQIPDFTFSFWLILFSLSVLANLLGLIISSTLKSVPAIYVLVPFLLIPQILFSGVVVKFDQLNYKVGDQEKVPIIGEVMASRWAFEALTVKQFNDNNYQKKYTEINTQESYNRVRLFYIIPMLNSAIDDYSSSNDKALHEKKLKLLRNGLLMLDIDEPKSLTDQELINSAKKEIEQKRSQFSSALNRVHIQKDVITETLSKSCNGVDGLNALKQRFVNKAISDLVQNRSAGDQVIQVESEIFIKTDPIFRLSQSRNGRAHFFAPCKRIGGLLIETYWFNLIVIWLMITFLYNILVFELLTKTVKMIQKIYQQNLRNPFKNMP, from the coding sequence ATGAATGAGTCGATGCTTAACGCTTTACTTCAATTTCTTGCCATAATCCAGAATTTGAAGAAAGACGAAAAACAGCTTTTAACTCGAAAATACATTGAAAACTACCTGAGAAAAGCTTTTGGGAAGAAAATTGCAAATGAAAAGGTTGAAGTTTACATAAAATATACAGAGCTATTCAAGAAAAACACAAACTTTCAGAATCAGCTAGCAGTTGTTTGTAAGTCGATTAATCAGGAGTGTAACCTTAGGGAGAAGTATCAGATACTCATTAACCTACTCGATTTTATTCTATACTCAGAGATATCTTTTTATAACAGTTTTAGCATAGAAAAACCTTTTAAGGTATTTGTTAATACAATTGTTCTTGAGTTAAAGATTAATAAGACGGAATTTCTTAACCTGATTCGATTCATTTTTGGCGAGATTTACAAAATACCGCAAAAAAAACAACTCCTTATTGTTGGCAATAAAAACCCAGACTTTGAAGAAATTAAGTTTCTTGAAAATGAAAACCTTAACGGGTATTTGATTTTTCTCTATTTGGCTAGTTCTAATTTACTTCTTTTTAGGTACAGGGGGGCTTTAACACTTGAGGTCAACAAACAGGCAATCTTTTCTCGACATGTATATACATTAAAGAATGGTTCTTTTATTTCTGGGAAGAATATAAAACCGATATACTATGGTAATATTCTAAGAACCTATTCTTACCATGAGGCAGTGCACGACATCTATTTCAAGGCGGAGGATATAGAATATAAATTCCCTAATGGGTTTACAGCAATTCAACAGCTAACTCTCGATGCAAGATCGGGAGAGTTGATTGGGATTATGGGTGGAAGTGGCACAGGAAAATCAACCCTCATGAATGTGCTTTGTGGAAATTACCCGCTTAACAGGGGCAGGATTGAGATTAATGGAGTTCTACTCGAAGGAAAAGGCGAAAGCCTTAAAAGTATTATTGGGATTGTTCCACAGGAGGATTCACTAATTGAGGAATTAACTGTTTTCCAAAATATTCTTTTCTCCTCAAAATTAACGTTGGGAAATTTATCGGATGAGGAAATAGTTCGTAGAGTTGAGTCAACCCTTCTTGAGTTTGAACTCTATAGCATAAAAGATCTAAAAGTTGGCTCTCCATTAAAAAAATTGATAAGTGGAGGGCAGCGCAAGCGGTTAAACATTGCGATGGAGGTTATCAGAAAACCAGAAATACTTTTTGTTGACGAACCAACTTCCGGACTCTCCTCCTTGGATTCGGAAAATGTTATGAACCTTCTCAAAGAGTTATCTCTGCAAGGAACGTTGCTTTTTGTTAATATTCATCAGCCATCATCGGAAATATTTAAACTTTTCGATTCAATACTTATTTTAGATAAAGGTGGTTATCCCATATTTTATGGCAATCCTATTGAATCAATACTTTACTTTAAACAAAAAGGTGATAGAGTTGATAAAAAAGAAATTGCTTGTGATTACTGTGGACATATCAATCCAGATTTAATTTTTGAAATTGTTGATGAGAAGCAGGTAAATCAATACGGTGAACTAACAAGTGACCGTAAAATAGACCCAAGCAAATGGCATCAGTTCTATCTAGATGACCTAAAAAACAGCTATAGTATATGGGCGAATAACCCAATTCCAATAGGAAAATATCGCAAACCAACACCTTTTAAACAGTTTAAACTTTTCTTTAAGCGAACAACACTCACTAAACTAGGTGATTGGGAGTTTGTTCTCCTGTCAGTGTCAATTGCACCGATTATTAGTTTGCTATTAGCTTTTTTTACAAAGCAATTTGCTACTACTAAAAGCGGTAGCTACGAGTATATCTTCTTTGAGAACGCAAATCTTCCAGCATATTTTTTCATGTCGATTATTTCTGCCCTATTCATTGGCTTAATTGTCAGCGCTGAGGGGATTATTAGGGATGGTAGAATGTTAAAAAGGGAGGCCTTTTTTAACCTGAGCATGTTGAGCTACTATAACTCTAAAGTTATATTCTTTGTATTGCTTAGCGCATTTCAATCCTTCTGTCTTACTATCTTTGGAATAATACTATTTCAAATACCTGATTTTACATTTAGTTTCTGGTTGATCCTTTTTTCCTTATCTGTTTTAGCAAATCTCTTGGGATTAATAATTTCGTCTACTTTAAAATCGGTGCCTGCAATATATGTTCTTGTTCCATTCCTTTTGATACCTCAAATACTCTTTAGTGGCGTTGTTGTAAAGTTCGATCAACTTAATTATAAAGTTGGAGATCAGGAAAAAGTACCAATAATTGGTGAGGTTATGGCCTCGCGTTGGGCATTTGAAGCCTTAACCGTAAAACAATTTAACGATAACAATTATCAAAAAAAATATACTGAAATTAACACTCAGGAGAGTTACAATAGGGTAAGGCTTTTCTATATAATTCCGATGCTCAATTCAGCAATTGATGATTATTCTTCTTCAAACGATAAAGCATTGCACGAGAAGAAACTAAAATTATTAAGGAATGGGTTGTTGATGCTTGATATAGATGAACCAAAATCATTAACCGATCAGGAACTTATTAATTCTGCTAAAAAGGAGATAGAACAGAAACGTTCACAGTTTTCATCGGCTCTAAATAGGGTTCATATTCAAAAAGATGTAATTACTGAAACTCTATCAAAAAGCTGTAATGGGGTTGATGGTTTAAATGCCTTAAAGCAAAGATTTGTCAATAAGGCAATTAGTGATCTTGTTCAGAATCGCTCTGCGGGCGATCAGGTAATTCAAGTTGAATCAGAAATTTTTATTAAAACGGATCCCATATTCAGGCTTTCCCAATCGAGAAATGGTAGAGCGCACTTTTTTGCACCCTGTAAAAGAATTGGAGGTTTACTAATTGAAACATACTGGTTTAATTTGATAGTGATTTGGTTAATGATAACCTTTTTATACAATATTCTAGTTTTTGAACTTTTGACAAAAACAGTTAAAATGATTCAAAAAATCTATCAGCAGAATCTGAGAAATCCTTTTAAAAATATGCCATAA
- a CDS encoding HAMP domain-containing histidine kinase, giving the protein MSNNESVIQVLIIDSNVNTSEYNKIFKDITCCHFLYSEDHLQYINLIKQKIIDVILINIKYLSEQQPKDLNIIKKQYRDFGIPTFFFRLKSGQEITIDYILNTSIVPPDNLLISDLVLKQIAHNTNEEKIDDIQLKYTVSNENKILDIAESNEINQQKAVFIRNITYEIRTLLNNISAPVQLIKEKIDDPELVPFFGIIDTTLSKLVEFTFKATLSSDLKLGNYPIRKTFLNLDEIVRFSVLELTEFLEFEKIKLNVNTPESKVSLYGDKDLLFHGFNAILDKIINITKENGAIRIDFSADNEKIDCKIFIDNISYPKQGILEIFNSTSIEQEIGLALAKNVLSIHQGSYWVDLTKDKGVTIGISFKISDHE; this is encoded by the coding sequence ATGAGTAATAATGAAAGTGTTATTCAAGTATTAATTATAGACTCGAATGTTAATACTTCGGAATATAATAAAATCTTTAAAGATATTACCTGTTGCCATTTCTTGTATTCAGAGGATCATTTGCAATACATCAATCTAATCAAACAAAAAATAATAGATGTAATACTCATTAATATTAAGTATTTATCCGAGCAACAACCTAAAGATCTCAACATTATTAAGAAGCAATATAGAGATTTCGGGATTCCTACTTTTTTCTTTAGATTAAAATCAGGGCAGGAAATTACTATCGATTATATTTTAAATACATCAATAGTTCCACCTGATAACTTACTAATTAGTGATTTGGTATTAAAACAGATAGCTCATAATACGAATGAGGAGAAAATAGATGATATACAATTAAAATATACAGTTAGTAACGAAAATAAAATTTTAGACATAGCAGAATCTAATGAAATAAACCAGCAAAAAGCCGTATTTATTCGTAATATAACATACGAGATAAGGACTCTTCTTAACAATATAAGTGCTCCTGTACAACTTATTAAGGAAAAGATTGACGATCCTGAGTTGGTTCCATTTTTTGGTATTATTGATACAACTTTATCAAAGTTAGTTGAGTTTACTTTTAAAGCCACATTATCCTCTGATTTAAAGTTAGGTAATTACCCAATAAGGAAAACATTTCTTAATCTTGACGAGATTGTTCGTTTTTCAGTGCTAGAACTTACTGAGTTTTTGGAGTTTGAAAAGATAAAATTAAATGTGAATACCCCTGAATCGAAAGTGAGTTTATATGGAGATAAGGATTTACTGTTTCATGGTTTTAATGCTATACTCGATAAAATTATTAACATAACCAAAGAGAATGGCGCAATTCGAATTGATTTTAGTGCTGATAACGAAAAAATAGATTGTAAAATATTTATTGATAATATATCATACCCCAAGCAGGGTATTCTTGAGATATTTAATTCAACCTCAATTGAGCAGGAAATAGGTTTAGCATTAGCCAAAAATGTGTTGAGTATACATCAGGGTTCATACTGGGTAGACTTGACCAAGGATAAGGGCGTTACAATTGGCATTTCTTTCAAAATCAGCGATCATGAATGA
- a CDS encoding response regulator — protein sequence MATVSYSWIGKKVLIVEDDRVNLMMVKLFLTSTGITILNAVNGDEAIEVFTNERPDIILMDIRMPGMDGLDATRIIRVADKNVPIIAVTAFAMPNDEEIALSAGCSAFITKPYNKNFLMQKMNQLLACE from the coding sequence ATGGCTACAGTAAGCTACAGTTGGATTGGGAAAAAGGTGTTGATTGTTGAGGATGATAGAGTAAACTTGATGATGGTTAAGTTATTCTTGACTAGCACTGGTATAACTATTTTAAACGCAGTGAATGGTGATGAGGCAATTGAGGTTTTCACCAACGAGAGACCCGATATTATCCTTATGGACATTAGGATGCCAGGAATGGATGGACTGGATGCAACACGAATTATTAGAGTTGCCGATAAGAATGTACCCATAATTGCTGTTACTGCCTTTGCTATGCCAAACGATGAGGAAATTGCTTTGTCGGCAGGATGCTCCGCTTTTATCACAAAGCCTTACAATAAGAATTTCTTAATGCAAAAAATGAATCAACTTTTAGCATGTGAGTAG